Proteins encoded in a region of the Ancylobacter sp. SL191 genome:
- the aat gene encoding leucyl/phenylalanyl-tRNA--protein transferase produces the protein MSRPREHQVEITPEVLLKAYACGIFPMAESADDPGLYWIEPERRGVIPLDDFAISSRLARTVRSDRFEVRIDHDFEAVIDGCAAPADGRGSTWINRRIRKLYCDLYERGHCHSVETWENGVLVGGLYGVRLGRAFFGESMFHTARDASKVALVHLVGRLRKGGFTLLDTQFVTDHLRSFGAIEVTRRHYHRLLTQALEGEGDFYCWPPGEAITGAVCLQSVSHTS, from the coding sequence ATGTCACGCCCGCGCGAACATCAGGTCGAGATCACACCGGAAGTCCTGCTGAAGGCCTATGCCTGCGGCATCTTCCCCATGGCCGAAAGCGCCGACGATCCCGGCCTCTACTGGATCGAGCCGGAGCGGCGCGGCGTCATCCCGCTCGACGACTTCGCTATTTCCAGCCGCCTCGCCCGCACCGTTCGCTCAGATCGCTTCGAGGTGCGGATCGACCATGATTTCGAGGCGGTGATCGACGGCTGCGCCGCCCCGGCGGACGGGCGCGGCTCGACCTGGATCAACCGGCGCATCCGCAAGCTCTATTGCGACCTTTACGAGCGCGGCCACTGCCACTCGGTCGAGACCTGGGAGAATGGCGTGCTGGTCGGCGGGCTCTACGGGGTGCGGCTCGGGCGGGCCTTCTTCGGCGAGAGCATGTTCCACACCGCGCGCGATGCCTCGAAGGTGGCGCTGGTGCATCTGGTGGGCCGGCTGCGCAAGGGCGGCTTCACCCTGCTCGACACCCAGTTCGTCACCGATCACCTGCGCAGCTTCGGCGCGATCGAGGTCACGCGGCGGCACTATCACCGGCTGCTGACACAGGCGCTGGAGGGCGAGGGTGATTTCTACTGCTGGCCGCCCGGCGAGGCGATCACCGGCGCGGTCTGCTTGCAGTCGGTCAGCCACACATCATAG
- a CDS encoding DUF2155 domain-containing protein, whose protein sequence is MLSAPIRILLLAAAASLALSAPLAAQQGWQGGVESQPLAPPPGAVTNPDSPPPGGAGVPSIMAPPEGGEVRQPAPAQPDVPGQATVGPSGDIEVVQPPAEKVVNKTAVFSGLDKITGRIISFDVAVNETVQFGALRITPRACYTRPVTESQNTTGFVEVQEITLDGKVQPLFGGWMFASSPGLHGVEHPIYDVWLTDCKQTAPVIASPGGQQ, encoded by the coding sequence ATGCTTTCCGCCCCGATCCGTATCCTCCTTCTCGCCGCCGCGGCATCGCTCGCGCTGAGCGCGCCGCTGGCTGCCCAGCAGGGCTGGCAGGGCGGGGTCGAATCGCAGCCGCTCGCCCCGCCGCCCGGCGCGGTGACCAATCCCGATTCGCCCCCGCCCGGCGGCGCCGGCGTGCCGTCCATCATGGCCCCGCCTGAAGGCGGCGAGGTGCGCCAGCCCGCCCCGGCCCAGCCGGACGTGCCCGGCCAGGCGACGGTCGGCCCGAGCGGCGACATTGAGGTGGTGCAACCCCCGGCCGAGAAGGTGGTGAACAAGACCGCCGTGTTTTCCGGCCTCGACAAGATCACCGGCCGCATCATCTCCTTCGACGTGGCGGTGAACGAGACCGTGCAGTTCGGCGCGCTGCGCATCACCCCGCGCGCTTGCTATACGCGGCCGGTAACGGAGTCGCAGAACACCACCGGCTTCGTCGAGGTTCAGGAAATCACGCTGGACGGGAAGGTGCAGCCGCTGTTCGGCGGCTGGATGTTCGCCTCAAGCCCCGGCCTGCACGGTGTCGAGCACCCGATCTATGATGTGTGGCTGACCGACTGCAAGCAGACCGCGCCGGTGATCGCCTCGCCGGGCGGCCAGCAGTAG
- a CDS encoding NADH:ubiquinone oxidoreductase subunit NDUFA12, whose protein sequence is MKLSDFLTETFTWWNGQTMGTRFHTWRHGEFVGTDEQGNKYYRTKGGKIDPALGFERRWVIYNGPAEATAIPPGWHAWMHQRSDVAPPQETYVAREWEKPHRANPTGTPAAYRPAGSTVGFGHRPAVTGDYKAWTPE, encoded by the coding sequence GTGAAGCTTTCCGACTTCCTCACCGAGACCTTCACCTGGTGGAACGGCCAGACCATGGGCACGCGTTTCCATACGTGGCGCCACGGTGAATTCGTCGGCACCGATGAGCAGGGCAACAAGTACTACCGGACCAAGGGCGGCAAGATCGATCCCGCGCTCGGCTTCGAGCGCCGCTGGGTGATCTATAACGGCCCCGCCGAGGCGACCGCCATTCCGCCGGGCTGGCACGCCTGGATGCACCAGCGCAGCGATGTCGCCCCGCCGCAGGAAACCTATGTCGCCCGCGAGTGGGAGAAGCCGCACCGCGCCAACCCGACCGGCACCCCCGCGGCCTATCGCCCGGCCGGTTCCACTGTCGGCTTCGGCCACCGCCCCGCCGTCACCGGCGACTACAAGGCGTGGACGCCCGAGTGA
- a CDS encoding vitamin B12-dependent ribonucleotide reductase, translating to MRIERRYTTAGQSPYAAMAFRKATSEIRNPDGSVVFRLEGIDVPEHFSQVATDILAQKYFRKAGVPARLKKVEEETVPSFLWRGAADEKVLGGLPEKERYIGEVDARQVFDRLAGTWTYWGWKGGYFDSEVDAQAFFDEHRYMLAMQMAAPNSPQWFNTGLHWAYGIDGPSQGHFYVDYVTGKLTRSKSSYEHPQPHACFIQSVGDDLVNEGGIMDLWVREARLFKYGSGTGSNFSALRGEGEKLSGGGRSSGLMSFLKIGDRAAGAIKSGGTTRRAAKMVVVDVDHPDIETYVDWKVKEEQKVAALVTGSKIVAKHMKAVMKACVNCEGENGDCYDPEKNPALKREIRAAKKALVPENYIHRVIQFAKQGYTDIDFPIYDTDWDSEAYLTVSGQNSNNSVRVDDDFLTAVEADGDWNLTSRITGKVTKTLKAAELWEKIGHAAWACADPGIQFHTTINDWHTCPAAGPIRASNPCSEYMFLDDTACNLASLNLLQFRKADGTFDVASYEHACRLWTVVLEISILMAQFPSKEIAKLSYEYRTLGLGYANIGGLLMTSGIPYDSAEARAYCGALTAIMTGVAYATSAEMAKELGPFAGYKPNATEMLRVMRNHRRAAYGEKGGYEGLNTNPVPLDHAKVPEPILIERAKATWDQAIALGEAHGYRNAQTTLLAPTGTIGLVMDCDTTGIEPDFALVKFKKLAGGGYFKIINRAVPEALRTLGYSESQLAEIEAYAVGHGSITQAPAINHGSLRAKGFDDAMLAKVDGSVKSAFDIKFVFNRWTLGDEALAKLGVPADKLIDPAFDLLTFLGFSKKDIEAANIHVCGAMTLEGAPFLKVEHYPVFDCANPCGRIGKRYLSVESHILMMAAAQPFLSGAISKTINMPNDATVEDCKQAYMLSWRLALKANALYRDGSKLSQPLNSQLVSDEDDEEDTLEALLEKPAAARATQITEKIVEKVIERVVAIRDREKMPDRRKGYTQKAVVGGHKVYLRTGEYDDGRLGEIFIDMHKEGAALRSFINNFAISVSLGLQYGVPLEEYVDAFTFTRFEPAGPVQGNDTIKYATSILDYIFRELAVSYLARNDLGHVDHSESNFDALGKGVDEGKAAPGVTPASRMVSKGLTRGRSVGLMVVPAGSTVTPAASQSTSNVTALRGAVQGATALKAEPEIEEDEALGATDALPWAAPAAAPAAAAGPSKSEARAIARAKGYEGESCPECQNFTMVRNGTCLKCETCGSTTGCS from the coding sequence ATGCGCATCGAGCGCCGCTATACCACAGCCGGCCAGTCACCTTACGCCGCGATGGCGTTCCGCAAGGCGACGAGCGAAATTCGCAATCCTGACGGGTCGGTGGTGTTCCGCCTCGAAGGCATCGACGTGCCCGAGCATTTCTCGCAGGTGGCCACCGACATCCTCGCGCAGAAGTATTTCCGCAAGGCCGGCGTCCCCGCGCGGCTGAAGAAGGTCGAGGAGGAGACCGTCCCCTCCTTCCTCTGGCGCGGTGCGGCCGATGAGAAGGTGCTCGGCGGCCTCCCCGAGAAGGAGCGCTATATCGGCGAGGTCGACGCGCGGCAGGTCTTCGACCGCCTCGCCGGCACCTGGACCTATTGGGGCTGGAAGGGCGGCTATTTCGATTCGGAAGTCGACGCCCAGGCGTTCTTCGACGAGCACCGCTACATGCTGGCCATGCAGATGGCCGCGCCCAACTCGCCGCAGTGGTTCAACACCGGCCTGCACTGGGCCTATGGCATTGACGGCCCGAGCCAGGGCCATTTCTACGTCGATTACGTCACCGGCAAGCTGACCCGCTCGAAGTCCTCCTACGAGCACCCGCAGCCGCATGCTTGCTTCATCCAGTCCGTGGGCGACGACCTCGTGAATGAGGGCGGCATCATGGACCTGTGGGTGCGCGAGGCGCGCCTGTTCAAATATGGCTCGGGCACCGGCTCGAACTTCTCGGCGCTGCGCGGCGAGGGCGAGAAGCTCTCCGGCGGCGGCCGCTCCTCCGGCCTCATGTCGTTCCTGAAGATCGGCGACCGCGCCGCCGGCGCCATCAAGTCGGGCGGCACCACGCGCCGCGCCGCCAAGATGGTAGTGGTCGACGTCGATCACCCGGACATCGAGACCTATGTCGACTGGAAGGTGAAGGAGGAGCAGAAGGTCGCCGCTCTCGTCACCGGCTCCAAGATCGTCGCCAAGCACATGAAGGCCGTGATGAAGGCCTGCGTGAACTGCGAGGGCGAGAATGGCGATTGCTACGACCCGGAGAAGAACCCGGCGCTGAAGCGCGAGATCCGCGCCGCCAAGAAGGCGCTGGTACCGGAGAACTACATTCACCGCGTCATCCAGTTCGCCAAGCAGGGCTACACCGACATCGACTTCCCGATCTACGATACGGATTGGGATTCCGAGGCGTATCTCACCGTCTCCGGCCAGAACTCGAACAACTCGGTGCGGGTCGATGACGACTTCCTCACCGCGGTCGAGGCCGATGGCGACTGGAACCTCACCTCGCGCATCACCGGTAAGGTGACGAAGACTCTCAAGGCCGCCGAGCTGTGGGAGAAGATCGGCCACGCCGCCTGGGCCTGCGCCGATCCGGGCATCCAGTTCCACACCACCATCAATGACTGGCACACCTGCCCGGCCGCCGGCCCGATCCGCGCGTCCAACCCGTGCTCCGAGTACATGTTCCTCGACGACACGGCGTGCAACCTCGCCTCGCTGAACCTGCTGCAGTTCCGCAAGGCCGACGGCACCTTCGACGTGGCGAGCTATGAGCACGCCTGCCGCCTGTGGACCGTGGTTCTCGAAATCTCGATCCTGATGGCGCAGTTCCCGTCGAAGGAGATCGCCAAGCTCTCCTACGAGTACCGCACCCTCGGCCTCGGCTACGCCAACATCGGCGGCCTGCTGATGACCTCGGGCATCCCCTATGACTCCGCCGAGGCCCGCGCCTATTGCGGCGCCCTCACCGCGATCATGACCGGCGTCGCCTATGCCACCTCGGCCGAAATGGCCAAGGAGCTCGGCCCCTTCGCCGGCTACAAGCCCAACGCGACCGAGATGCTGCGCGTGATGCGCAACCACCGCCGCGCCGCCTATGGCGAGAAGGGCGGCTATGAGGGGCTGAACACCAACCCCGTGCCGCTCGACCACGCCAAGGTGCCGGAGCCGATCCTCATCGAGCGCGCCAAGGCGACCTGGGACCAGGCGATTGCCCTCGGCGAGGCCCATGGCTACCGCAACGCCCAGACCACGCTGCTCGCGCCCACCGGCACGATCGGCCTCGTCATGGATTGCGACACCACCGGCATCGAGCCCGACTTCGCGCTGGTGAAGTTCAAGAAGCTGGCCGGCGGCGGCTACTTCAAGATCATCAACCGCGCCGTGCCGGAGGCGCTGCGCACGCTCGGCTATTCCGAGAGCCAGCTCGCCGAGATCGAGGCCTATGCCGTCGGCCATGGCTCGATCACCCAGGCGCCGGCCATCAACCATGGCTCGCTGCGCGCCAAGGGCTTTGACGACGCGATGCTCGCCAAGGTCGATGGCAGCGTGAAGAGCGCCTTCGACATCAAGTTCGTCTTCAACCGCTGGACGCTCGGCGACGAGGCACTGGCCAAGCTCGGCGTGCCCGCCGACAAGCTGATCGATCCCGCCTTCGACCTGCTCACCTTCCTCGGCTTCTCGAAGAAGGACATCGAGGCCGCGAACATCCATGTCTGCGGCGCCATGACCCTGGAGGGCGCGCCCTTCCTCAAGGTCGAGCACTACCCGGTGTTCGACTGCGCCAATCCGTGCGGGCGCATCGGCAAGCGCTACCTCTCGGTCGAGAGCCACATCCTGATGATGGCGGCGGCGCAGCCCTTCCTCTCGGGCGCGATCTCCAAGACCATCAACATGCCGAACGACGCCACGGTGGAGGACTGCAAGCAGGCCTACATGCTGTCCTGGCGCCTGGCGCTGAAGGCCAACGCGCTCTACCGCGACGGCTCGAAGCTCTCCCAGCCGCTCAACTCGCAGCTCGTTTCCGACGAGGATGACGAGGAGGACACGCTCGAGGCCCTGCTGGAGAAGCCCGCCGCCGCGCGCGCCACGCAGATCACCGAGAAGATCGTCGAGAAGGTCATCGAGCGCGTGGTCGCCATCCGCGACCGCGAGAAGATGCCCGATCGCCGCAAGGGCTACACCCAGAAGGCGGTGGTCGGCGGCCACAAGGTCTATCTGCGCACCGGCGAATATGATGATGGCCGCCTCGGCGAGATCTTCATCGACATGCACAAGGAAGGCGCGGCGCTGCGCTCCTTCATCAACAACTTCGCCATCTCGGTGTCGCTGGGTCTCCAGTACGGCGTGCCGCTGGAGGAGTATGTCGACGCCTTCACCTTCACCCGCTTCGAGCCCGCCGGCCCGGTGCAGGGCAACGACACGATCAAATACGCCACCTCGATCCTCGACTACATCTTCCGCGAGCTGGCCGTGTCCTATCTCGCCCGCAACGATCTCGGCCATGTCGATCACAGCGAGTCGAATTTCGACGCGCTCGGCAAGGGCGTGGATGAGGGCAAGGCGGCGCCCGGCGTCACCCCGGCCTCGCGCATGGTCTCCAAGGGCCTGACGCGCGGCCGCTCGGTCGGGCTGATGGTGGTGCCGGCCGGCTCCACCGTGACCCCGGCCGCCTCGCAGTCCACCTCGAACGTCACCGCCCTGCGCGGCGCCGTTCAGGGCGCGACCGCCCTCAAGGCGGAGCCGGAGATCGAGGAAGACGAGGCGCTCGGCGCCACCGACGCCCTGCCCTGGGCCGCCCCGGCCGCGGCCCCCGCCGCTGCCGCTGGCCCGAGCAAGTCGGAAGCCCGCGCCATCGCCCGCGCCAAGGGCTATGAGGGCGAATCCTGCCCCGAGTGCCAGAACTTCACCATGGTGCGCAACGGCACCTGCCTGAAGTGCGAGACCTGCGGCTCGACGACCGGCTGCAGCTGA
- a CDS encoding DUF429 domain-containing protein codes for MFDHLIHADWSMDERKRWMTMATRQKDGWLIDSACQAASPSVFVKELAEIGQNGRLLVGFDFPIGVPSAYGVQTGFADFPAALRAFGEGDWSEFFKVADIPAEISLRRPFYPRVSRKGSARIELAAGLGVPMFADLLRKCERRTQYGPEGCVLFWTLGGNQVGKGALTGWREVIRPAMLDGARLWPFDGTLDELSQSAGVVLAETYPAEAYTIFDGRFLRSESKGRQVDRLNKAPAIHRWALANSVQLSPSLIAQIDTGFGPRKTGEDAFDAFAGIVKMIEVAERRRKEISHPWPETTVWEGWILGR; via the coding sequence ATGTTCGACCACCTCATCCATGCCGACTGGAGCATGGATGAACGGAAGAGATGGATGACGATGGCCACCCGTCAGAAGGACGGGTGGCTTATCGATTCCGCCTGCCAGGCGGCGTCGCCCTCTGTCTTTGTTAAAGAACTTGCGGAGATTGGCCAGAATGGACGCCTTCTGGTCGGCTTCGACTTTCCGATCGGCGTGCCATCAGCCTATGGCGTGCAAACCGGCTTTGCTGATTTTCCGGCCGCACTGAGAGCCTTCGGAGAGGGCGACTGGTCCGAGTTTTTCAAGGTCGCCGACATTCCGGCGGAGATTTCCCTGCGACGGCCGTTCTATCCCCGCGTCTCCCGCAAGGGGAGCGCACGGATTGAGCTCGCCGCGGGCCTTGGCGTGCCCATGTTCGCCGACCTGCTGCGGAAATGCGAACGCAGGACGCAATATGGCCCTGAAGGCTGCGTCTTGTTCTGGACTCTCGGCGGCAACCAAGTCGGCAAAGGCGCACTGACTGGCTGGCGCGAGGTGATCCGGCCCGCCATGCTAGACGGCGCTCGGCTGTGGCCATTTGACGGCACTCTGGACGAACTGTCGCAAAGCGCTGGTGTGGTGCTTGCGGAGACCTATCCGGCGGAGGCCTACACCATTTTTGATGGTCGCTTTCTCCGTAGCGAAAGCAAGGGCCGGCAGGTCGACCGCTTAAACAAGGCTCCCGCCATCCATCGCTGGGCGCTCGCCAACTCAGTACAGCTGTCGCCGTCACTTATCGCTCAGATCGACACGGGCTTCGGTCCGAGAAAGACAGGCGAGGACGCTTTTGATGCCTTTGCCGGCATCGTCAAGATGATCGAAGTGGCCGAACGGCGTCGGAAAGAGATTAGCCATCCGTGGCCAGAGACAACGGTCTGGGAAGGCTGGATTCTCGGACGATAG
- a CDS encoding GNAT family N-acetyltransferase: MNTPPTLTTPRLILRPHRLEDFEAYAAMWAEPAVVRFIGGQGFSREVAWNRFLRHPGLWHFLGFGHFAIEERATGAFIGEAGFHDFRRALSPSLEGTMEAGWVFAGAAHGKGYAREAMTAVLGWADAHHPTRRLTAMIEESHAASLHIAGTLGFTRFAGALYGGRDMVLLERARPGTPTSYLP, from the coding sequence ATGAACACGCCCCCCACCCTCACCACGCCCCGCCTGATCCTACGCCCGCACCGGCTTGAGGATTTCGAGGCCTATGCGGCGATGTGGGCGGAGCCGGCGGTGGTGCGGTTCATTGGCGGGCAGGGTTTTTCCCGCGAGGTGGCGTGGAACCGGTTCCTGCGCCATCCGGGCCTGTGGCACTTTCTCGGCTTCGGCCATTTCGCGATTGAAGAGCGTGCCACCGGCGCCTTCATCGGCGAGGCCGGCTTTCATGATTTCCGCCGCGCCCTCTCTCCCTCGCTGGAGGGGACGATGGAGGCCGGCTGGGTGTTCGCCGGCGCGGCGCATGGCAAGGGCTATGCGCGTGAGGCGATGACGGCCGTGCTCGGCTGGGCGGATGCGCATCATCCCACACGGCGCCTCACCGCGATGATCGAGGAGAGCCACGCCGCCTCGCTGCATATCGCCGGCACGCTCGGCTTCACCCGCTTCGCCGGGGCGCTCTATGGCGGGCGGGACATGGTGCTGCTGGAGCGCGCGCGGCCCGGCACACCGACGAGTTACCTTCCCTAG
- a CDS encoding cold-shock protein, translated as MSTQTGTVKWFNDQKGYGFIQPDGAGKDVFVHISAVQRSGLQGLRDGEKVSFELQTDQRSGKTSAVNLRVG; from the coding sequence ATGTCTACCCAGACCGGCACCGTGAAGTGGTTCAACGACCAGAAGGGCTACGGCTTCATCCAGCCTGATGGCGCGGGCAAGGACGTGTTCGTCCATATCAGCGCGGTTCAGCGTTCGGGCCTGCAGGGCCTGCGCGACGGCGAGAAGGTTTCCTTCGAGCTGCAGACCGACCAGCGTTCGGGCAAGACCTCCGCGGTCAACCTGCGCGTGGGCTGA
- a CDS encoding cold-shock protein, whose protein sequence is MADTGTVKWFNEQKGYGFIQPDGSGKDVFVHISAVQRSGLQGLREGEKVSFELQTDQRSGKTSAVNLRPL, encoded by the coding sequence ATGGCTGATACCGGCACCGTTAAGTGGTTCAACGAGCAGAAGGGCTACGGCTTCATCCAGCCGGATGGCTCGGGCAAGGACGTGTTCGTCCATATCAGCGCCGTGCAGCGCTCGGGCCTGCAGGGCCTGCGCGAGGGCGAGAAGGTCTCCTTCGAGCTGCAGACGGACCAGCGCTCGGGCAAGACCTCGGCGGTGAACCTGCGCCCGCTCTGA
- a CDS encoding NADP-dependent malic enzyme translates to MASYISDDLRSGALVYHRLPRPGKLEIQPTKPLANQRDLALAYTPGVAAVCEAIAADKELVAELTGRQNLVAVVSNGTAVLGLGNIGPEASKPVMEGKAVLFKKFAGIDVFDIEINALEPDHVVSVVAALEPTFGGINLEDIKAPECFEIEERLREKMGIPVFHDDQHGTAIIVAAAIVNALHIGGKKLEEVKIVTSGAGAAAIATLRLLLSMGAKRENIWVTDIEGVVYEGRTVLMDPYKGAFAQNTEARTLAEAIAGADIFIGLSAGGVLKPEMLKAMADRPLIMALANPTPEIMPDLAREARPDAMICTGRSDFPNQVNNVLCFPFIFRGALDAAATQINEAMKIAAVHAIAELARDTPSDVVARAYGGETPVFGATSLIPSPFDPRLILRVAPAVARAAMESGVAKRPIADFDAYQEQLDRFVFRSGLVMKPIFTLARQAPKRVIYAEGEDERILRAAQVVVEEGIARPILIGRPSVVETRLERFGLSIRPGVEFDLINPEDDPRYRDYVQTYVERAGRRGVTPELARTLVRTTPTVIAALAVVRGDADTMLCGVEGRFIRHLRHIRTIIGLAPGVRDVAALSMLLTQKGAFFLCDTQITTDPSAEDLAEMAILSAAHVKRFGIEPKVALLSHSDFGSRDDAGAVKMRATLDLILDKAPDLMVDGEMEGDSALVPEMRERVMPGSRLQGVANILVMPNLDAANIAYQMVKVFGDALPVGPILLGTARPAHVLTPSVTARGVVNMTAIAVVEAQNG, encoded by the coding sequence ATGGCCTCGTACATTTCCGATGACCTGCGCTCAGGGGCGCTGGTCTATCACCGCCTGCCCCGTCCGGGGAAGCTGGAGATCCAGCCGACCAAGCCGCTCGCCAATCAGCGCGACCTGGCGCTGGCCTATACGCCCGGCGTCGCCGCGGTGTGCGAGGCGATCGCCGCCGACAAGGAACTCGTCGCCGAACTGACCGGCCGGCAGAATCTCGTGGCGGTAGTGTCCAACGGCACGGCGGTGCTCGGGCTCGGCAATATCGGCCCGGAAGCCTCGAAACCGGTGATGGAGGGCAAGGCCGTCCTCTTCAAGAAGTTTGCCGGCATCGATGTGTTCGACATCGAGATCAACGCGCTCGAGCCCGACCATGTGGTGAGCGTCGTCGCCGCGCTGGAGCCGACCTTTGGCGGCATCAACCTCGAGGACATCAAGGCACCCGAGTGCTTCGAGATCGAGGAGCGGCTGCGCGAGAAGATGGGCATTCCCGTCTTCCATGACGACCAGCACGGCACCGCGATCATCGTCGCCGCCGCCATCGTCAATGCGCTGCATATTGGCGGCAAGAAGCTGGAGGAGGTGAAGATCGTCACCTCCGGCGCCGGCGCGGCGGCCATCGCCACGCTGCGGCTGCTGCTCTCCATGGGCGCCAAGCGCGAGAACATCTGGGTCACCGACATCGAGGGCGTGGTCTATGAAGGCCGCACCGTGCTGATGGACCCCTATAAGGGCGCCTTCGCCCAGAACACCGAGGCCCGCACGCTCGCCGAGGCGATCGCCGGCGCCGACATCTTCATCGGCCTCTCCGCCGGCGGCGTGCTGAAGCCGGAGATGCTGAAGGCGATGGCGGACCGTCCGCTCATCATGGCGCTGGCCAACCCGACGCCCGAGATCATGCCCGACCTCGCCCGCGAGGCGCGCCCGGACGCGATGATCTGCACCGGCCGGTCGGACTTCCCGAACCAGGTCAACAACGTCCTGTGCTTCCCCTTCATCTTCCGTGGCGCGCTCGATGCCGCCGCGACGCAGATCAACGAGGCGATGAAGATCGCCGCCGTTCACGCCATCGCCGAGCTGGCGCGCGACACGCCCTCCGACGTGGTGGCCCGCGCCTATGGCGGCGAGACGCCGGTGTTCGGCGCGACCTCGCTCATTCCCTCGCCCTTCGACCCGCGCCTCATCCTGCGCGTGGCGCCGGCGGTGGCGCGCGCGGCGATGGAATCGGGCGTGGCCAAGCGGCCGATCGCCGATTTCGACGCCTATCAGGAGCAGCTCGACCGCTTCGTCTTCCGCTCCGGCCTCGTGATGAAGCCGATCTTCACCCTCGCCCGTCAGGCGCCCAAGCGCGTGATCTACGCCGAGGGTGAGGATGAGCGCATCCTGCGCGCGGCGCAGGTGGTGGTGGAGGAGGGCATCGCCCGCCCGATCCTGATCGGCCGCCCCTCCGTGGTGGAGACGCGGCTGGAGCGCTTCGGCCTCTCCATCCGTCCGGGCGTCGAGTTCGACCTCATCAACCCCGAGGACGACCCGCGCTACCGCGACTATGTGCAGACCTATGTCGAGCGCGCCGGCCGCCGCGGCGTGACGCCGGAACTCGCCCGCACGCTGGTGCGCACCACCCCGACCGTGATCGCCGCGCTGGCGGTGGTGCGGGGCGATGCCGACACCATGCTGTGCGGCGTCGAGGGGCGGTTCATCCGCCATTTGCGCCACATTCGCACCATTATCGGCCTCGCGCCGGGCGTGCGCGATGTGGCCGCGCTCTCCATGTTGCTGACACAGAAGGGCGCCTTCTTCCTCTGCGACACGCAGATCACGACGGACCCGAGCGCCGAGGATCTCGCCGAGATGGCCATCCTCTCGGCGGCGCATGTGAAGCGCTTCGGCATAGAGCCGAAAGTGGCGCTGCTCTCGCATTCCGACTTCGGCTCGCGCGACGATGCGGGCGCGGTGAAGATGCGCGCGACGCTCGACCTCATCCTCGACAAGGCGCCGGACCTGATGGTCGATGGCGAGATGGAAGGCGACAGCGCGCTGGTGCCGGAGATGCGCGAGCGGGTGATGCCGGGCTCGCGCCTGCAGGGCGTGGCCAACATTCTCGTCATGCCCAATCTCGACGCCGCCAACATCGCCTACCAGATGGTGAAGGTGTTCGGCGACGCGCTCCCCGTTGGCCCGATCCTGCTCGGCACCGCGCGCCCGGCGCATGTGCTGACCCCCTCGGTGACCGCGCGCGGCGTGGTCAACATGACCGCCATCGCGGTGGTCGAGGCGCAGAACGGCTGA